TCGCTAACCAGAAGACGCCCGCCGAGGCAGAGCCGTGTTTGTTTTAGTATTCCTAGCTGTGTACAATCAACTTTTAGTGAGTTTCTCATTTGCAATTACTAGAACCAAAGCAGAATTTTTCCCCGATTAAATTTAGACAGACATAAAGTTTAGGTAGCTAACACACTATTCTTCACATATCTGCATTCGCACACAGGTCTTTTCTGCCACTCTTTCCCACAACACTTCTCCACCCAACTCATCTATACGTGTGCGTATATTGTTTAAACCCTTCCCTTTGATCCATTGCTGTGGCGAGCCAGACTTCCCATTGTCCGAAAAATTGATCTGAAAACGGTTTTCAGTAGAGACCATTTCGATAACGACTTCGTTCGCTTGCGCATGCCTAATAGCGTTGGTAAGTAACTCGCTGAGAATATAGTAAATATTAAACTGCTGACGTGGGGTAAGTGAAATTGCACTCTCGTCAACAAGCTTCCAGATGACTGACAATCGACCTATTTCTGCTCTTTTTTCAAACTCATCTTGCCACTCAAGCATCCAGACTTTAATGCTTTTCTTTCCGTTATCGTCAATCGTATAGATAATAGCTCTCAAGGTCTTTAAACAGTCTCTGACGCGTTCCCCAATATCTGTCCCGTCCGATAACTGCGCAATCGCCAGCAGCTTTCCGCCTAGTTCATCATGTAAGTCGCGCATAATACGTTTGCGCTCCTCCTCTCTTACACGCTCATGATGCCATTGAAGAGAAAGTAGCTCTTTTCCGATGTCATATATCTGTTGCAACAAGCCAAGGTCGTCGGCATTGAACAAATTCCGTCCACCATTTTTCAAATTCATGATAAGCCGAGTATCAATGCCTGGCACCTTGGTAGACAAGGCCAAACCCTCGTCTAATAACAAATGCCCTCCATCACTGTTTGCACGGTCTATCGATACAGGCCTGAACAAGGCTGACAATAAAGATCGCCAATTGTTCTCAACTTCATCTCGATTTCTATTCATGACGATACTGTTCAGTATCACCGGCACCGCATGCAAGATGCCGACACTATTTCGTGTACGTGAAAGAACAAACTGCCGCAGCGGCAAGTATACCCAGGCAACCAGAATAATACTGGAGAAGAATGCCAGGTTGCGACTGACATCCAGTACATACAACATAAACAGATCAATTAGCAAAAATAAGAAACCCAAGCCTATCCACGCAATGACGGGTTGCCAATATCGGTCAATTTCCATCAATCGATAGCGGGATACGCCAATCGCGACCCCTACATAAAACAAAAACATTAGAGAAAAAACCACTGATGCATCCACCTTCGGTACATTTCCAAGCATGACCGGAACAAAATAGATCGAGGTAGCAACACCCGTAGTAAAAAACGCAAAAAGCAGCGTCCAACGTATCGCCGTACGAGAAAGCGGGTTGTTTTTCGCCATCACCCATTGAACAATCATGAGGACGGTCATCATTACAAGCATCAACACATTGCTGTGAATATGGTAGGCATGTAGCGGCCATTCATATATCTGCCCAGTCTGATTTACCCACAGTCCCATCATAATCAGATACACCGTTATGACGTATCTGCGTCCAAATAGCTTTGTTGGGTAACAAGAAAATATTACCAGCAGCGAATACACAAAAAGAAGACTACCAAACGTACCAAGTACCGACAGTAGATAAAATAGTGTCGGATCTAGCGTTATCTCACGAGAGATGTAAATCGATGTGCTATAGACAATAATGTATGTACCTACACCAAGGAACAAGAAATACCTGGCGAAATATTCTTTTCTTCTAAAACTCCACACCATAACCGAAATTATAAGAGCACATATTGCAATAAGCTGCGTCAACCAGAATCGAAATGGGATCTTCATCAGTATGGAACCTGAGTTCCATTTTTTCAGCGAAACGGTATTCCCATCGATCAAAACAAGTTCTGGACTATTCATAAGTATTCTGTAGAACATCGTATGGTCTACAAAAAACTGGTTATACTGCTGATAGCTAGGCAATTGATCAGGAATCTCCAGCATATTTTTCACTGTCGTTTCCATACGCAGGTCAGAACCTCGCAAGGCAAGCACTCTCTTTCCGACAAGATCTTCAGAATAGGAGCCTGCCACGTCCACTACTTGAACCTGTTTACCTAGATCACTATTGACAACAGACAATCGTACGCCTGTCCATGGAATCCATGTTGCCAATACATAGATGGCTATCAACAACATCAGAACAGATACTAGAAAGACAAAATTTACGAGTTGTATAGGTGATTGCGTTTTCATGAAAAACTCACTACTCGATTGCTGTTTAACAAGGATAGTAACCGGTTTTTGGCAGCGAGAGAATAATGCAAAAGATGTCGCTCTTATACCAAGACGTTGACAACTTGTTTTCCGATTCCTGCGTGGTGAAGTATGGTCAGCAGTAGACACCTCAACGTTGATGAGCACTGGACTTCTCCACCCCCTATACAGGGGGGGAATAACTTGCCTTCTTCTGGCTATTCTTTTATTAATTACATAGTATCGTTATACCCAATAGTTTTAAGGTTTGAAATGAAATCAGCCCTGGTACTGGAAGATCACGACACAACCCGTTTGTGGTTGCAGTCGATTATTTCGGAAACACTCTCAATTGATGACATCGCGCTGACGACCACGCTTGAGCAGGCGAAACTGACATTGCTTGAGCGCGAATTTGATCTGGCCCTGGTAGATATCAATCTGCCTGACGGGGATGGGACTGAGCTTGTCCGATTGTTAGCGGAGTCACATAAAAACACCCATACCATCATGGTCACGATGTATGATGACGACCAACACTTGTTCGAGGCATTAAAGGCGGGGGCAAAAGGTTACTTGCTGAAGGACCAAAGCAGAAACGAGATCGCGCAGCGCCTAAAGGGAATAATCTCCGGAGAACCAGCACTGACCCCAAGCATCTCGCGACGCATTATTGCGCATTTCAATAAAGAAGTTCGGCCACAACAACATCACACACTTAGCGAAAGAGAAGTTGAAGTGTTGGTGCTTGTAGCAAAAGGTTTTCAACGGGCCGAGATTTCCGAACTGCTTTGTATAACAACCAACACCGCCTCCGGCTACATAAAAAATATTTACAAGAAACTTGAGGTGTCATCTCGCTCCGAAGCAGCGCTGGAGGCCGTGCGGCTTGGATTGATCAACTGAAAAACTATACGATTGTCATTAGCCCGATTTTTTCAACGAAGCCAATTCGCATGGATATAAGTCGTCAATCTAACTGGCGATCGATAACGCCAAACCATTTCACTCCTGTCCAAGTTTTTCGTCAACGCCCTGACTTTGGGACTTCTTTCTCCTATCAGCGACTATCCCGAAGCAGGGTATGCTTCCAACAGAATTCCCTACCCCCCAGATAGGGGATGCGAATTCCCCGGGGTCTACCGACTATGTATCTGGTGCACTATTTCCCGGCACTGTATAGCCGAACCGACCTTAACGAATTGAGGGGATTTGTATGTCTAGACTGATTACAACAGCAACACTTCTAACGGGGCTCGGACTCGCTACTGTTTTCATACCCGTTGCTGCTGCCCCGGCACCGACAGGAATTCCCGCTGGATCCGTGTTTGGACCGAGTCCTATCTATAGTCCGGGAATAAAGCCCAGTATGGTTGTTGACGAATTCGGACCGATAGACAGTGAATTATCAACTTCCAGGCGACAAGAAATCACTCGTGCAATCGCGGCCTGGAAAGCAGAAGGCATAAGTTACGGTGCCTATTTCGATATGACACGAATTGAGAGCGGCATAAAATATAGCTTATCAAGTGGCGCGCGTATTGATCTCGACGGTAGTTCCGCTACTCAAAGCGACGCAGGCGGTACGTATTACGAATTCTCGATTACTCGGAGCAGTTTCAAAAACTATTTGATTGACTCCGGAAAGCTGGCCATAGACCTTGGCGCTGAGCATATCTTTCTCGATGTCGGTAGCGTCGATTACAGTCAGGCCAGTTTTGATGCGGAAATCATCGCGGCGTTCGCTACTCATATCGGCAATCCAACATTCGATATTCGTTCACATCTAACAGGGCTAGGATATGCGACAACGAATGACATTGCTACTGCTGTAGGCAATGCAGATGTTACTTTAGTTAGCGACAGCTACTGGCAACAATGGGTGGCATACGACAAAGTCATCGAACGAGAATTTTTCAGTGCATGGACAAGCGCATTAAAGAGCTATGCCAGTTCTTTAGGAAAAACTGTTTATTTATCTGCAAATCGTTATATATCCGATGCCGATAATTTCATTGCAGCCGATCTGTTTGACTACACTCTGGCTGAAACATTTCTCGACACGCTAAACTACCCCTACCAAAACCTGTCCTATGCCTACAAGTCGGCTGTCGCGTTTGGAAAACGTTTCTGGTCCTGGAACGCTCCCGCTAACACAGCAACACTCAATGGAACAGGCGATCCGTACGCAACCGTCGCGGTGGGTAATCTCGATAAGCAGTTTATTGCAGAAGCCTACGCCAATGGTGGTATTTCTCAGGTAATGGGGGCTGGTTGGTCACACTATCACAACTACGGTTTTACACCTGCAGCGGTGGCACCTTACTATGCACTGGTCACAGGGCACTCCGATTTGTTTAATCATCCGGAAGCCGGTGAGATTGCCATTCTCTATACGGAAGCAGGCATCGCTACCGATCCCGGCGGTGTCGGTGGCTCATTCAAAGGCATAAGCATGATGCTGAGCCAGGCGCAAAGAGTGTGGGATGTTGTATTCGCAGCAGATACTTCACGACGAGATGGTAGCGAGACAATGACACTCGCCCAACTAAACAACTACAACGCGCTCGTGTTGCCTGGCACCTCGATGCTAAGTGATGCACAAATTACCATCCTGGAAAACTATCTGAACAACGGCGGAACCGTCATTGGTATGGGAAGCATCGCGACCCATGACGAAACTGGCGTCGATGTAAGCGCGACAAGAACATTTGATAACCATTTCGGCGTCGACAATGTAGATACGACGACGTATACCGGTACCCTCATTTCAATCCAATCTGATCTGGGGGCTGCGGCAAACACCAATTTACTGGCTTCGAGTGCAATCACCACGCAGGTCAGCGCTTTCAAGACGGCAATAGATAGTAGCGTCGCACCAGAAATCACGACCACGCTGCCAGCGACCGTTCATCTGACTCGTTTTGAGGTTAGCGCCGATGGCTCACATATTTATCACCTGGTGAATACCAACTTTAACCTGGTCAGCAATACGACAACTCCCGTGGCTGCAGGCGAAACGCTAACGCTGCCAGTACCACCCAACTATGCAGGTACTATCAATATCGATATCGTGTCTCCAGAAGCGGCAGTGGCGACATTGACCTCAACAGGCACTGGCGCGACTCGCACCGTTACCCTGCCTACTCTCAATGTGTGGGCCATAATCAAAGTCGGTAGCGCTATGCCGACCAATACCAGTCTTGATCACAAACCGTGGTCACAGATTCATCTTGTCGATAACGCGGCGGCAAGCATTGATGACAGTACCGCAACAGGAGGCTATCGCCCCGACACATTGAACATCACAGGTGATATCGAATGGGATAATTGGTATTGGAAAGGCGGCAGCCACGATACCGTACCGTTCAATATTCCTTTCTTTGCCAGCGATGATATAGGTCTGGGATCGATCACACTATTTTATCGCCACAGCACTGACAAGGTTAGCTGGAGTTCATGGGCGGCGTATCAAACACTGGATGTCAGCGCCGCAGGAAGTACAAGCATTGATGTGTTTAGTTTCAATGCGCCTCTCGGAGAAGGACACTACCAGTTCTATACACAAGCGAGCGATAGCGCCGGCCAACTGGAGTCCGTTGTTGCGGGCGACAAAACAGGCTACGGTGTAGACAGCACTCCCCCGGAGCCACCAGCAAGTTTTGTTGCTGCAGGTGGCGTGAGTACTGGATATTGGCAGAACAGCGTTGATACGCCAGTGTTTAGCTGGACAAGCGCGATAGACAACCTTTCTGGCGCCTCGCAAAATATCCATCTCAGTTTGCGAAATTCACTCGGCACGACAGTCGCCAACTGTGTTTTGCTTGGCGGCGAAACTCAGTGGAATACCGCGACGGAATGTTCTCCTGGCGATACAGTTATCGTACCCGGTAGCCTGGCAAATGGTCGTTATGAAGTGTTTTTTAGAACACAGGATAAATCCGGCAACTGGAGTGATCATTATCCCGTATTTAGCTTTATGTACGGCACCAATACCTTGTCTGATGTCGTCAATCCCGTAATCGAAGTCGGCGATGGTCAGCTAAAAATCAGTTGGACAGCACCGACGGTTATCAACTATACGCATGTACAAATCTACAAAAAATCTGCCAGCGATAATGTCAGTGAGTGGATAAACCCGTATCTCACGCCAGATGCTACGACTAACTGCTACATTATTTCTGGACTGACTAATGGCGTCAGCTATGACTTGATGCTCGAAAGTGCCGGCACAGGCGTAACAGGCAACAGAGTGGAGCTCGCTTCTTCCTATACGCCGACCGTGTCTGGCGGTGTACTCTCGTGTACATCAGCGTCAACCGAACCAGCTCCTGTGACAGATCCACCCGCTGATCAGACAGACCAAACCAGTGGTAATCTCATCGAGGCACCGCTTGATGAATCTACTAGCGAAACAACACCAACTGACCCTATTCAACAGGAACCATCACCGTTGGATACCACAACAACAGATACCAGTACCAAAACAAAGAAGGGAGCCGTTAATATTTTTATACTGGCATTGTTGTGGCTTTTAACAATTTGTGTAAGGGGATGCGGCAAACGCCGTACTTCACTGCCATGTAGCTGAAGCCGAATTTTTTTGATATCACGTGTACGCGTTCGCAGCGTACACGTGATGGTGATTCAAGCATATCGGCGATAGATCGGTGAATCTTCGCCGTAACCAGTTGCTTTATTCCCGATACGCTATGGCGTGTACACCTATTTACTGAAATCAATTACTCCATGTCTAGAAGTACTTTGACCTCCAGAACACATCCGTCTCCGCTACTCCCGTTTTCCTCAACGGAATTCATGCGCCAAACCGCATCACCGCCGAGTTCCTGCGCTCGCAGACGTATGTGATGACACCCCCGCCCTGTC
The nucleotide sequence above comes from Gammaproteobacteria bacterium. Encoded proteins:
- a CDS encoding response regulator transcription factor — translated: MKSALVLEDHDTTRLWLQSIISETLSIDDIALTTTLEQAKLTLLEREFDLALVDINLPDGDGTELVRLLAESHKNTHTIMVTMYDDDQHLFEALKAGAKGYLLKDQSRNEIAQRLKGIISGEPALTPSISRRIIAHFNKEVRPQQHHTLSEREVEVLVLVAKGFQRAEISELLCITTNTASGYIKNIYKKLEVSSRSEAALEAVRLGLIN